Proteins found in one Plasmodium sp. gorilla clade G2 genome assembly, chromosome: 14 genomic segment:
- a CDS encoding thioredoxin 1 translates to MVKIVTSQAEFDSIISQNELVIVDFFAEWCGPCKRIAPFYEECSKTYTKMVFIKVDVDEVSEVTEKENITSMPTFKVYKNGSPVDTLLGANDSALKQLIEKYAA, encoded by the exons ATGGTAAAAATTGTAACTAGTCAAGCag AATTCGATTCCATCATTTCACAAAACGAATTAGTTATTGTCGATTTTTTTGCTGAATGGTGTGGACCATGCAAAAGAATTGCCCCATTTTATGAAGAATGCTCCAAAACTTATACAAAAATGGTTTTTATTAAAGTTGATGTAGATGAAGTTTCTGAAGTCActgaaaaggaaaatattacTTCCATGCCAACCTTTAAAGTTTACAAAAATGGTTCACCTGTTGATACTTTATTAGGAGCAAACGATTCAGCCTTAAAACAACTTATCGAAAAATACGCAGcttga
- a CDS encoding mitochondrial ribosomal protein L28 precursor, putative, translating to MPKNLNLFGKYLRRLGKTHKKGFKKKQIIHPIPVNAYGRVPSAASQTGLYHDEDYNYYTKVSYSLKKTRIKLKPNVFKKHIVSNELNTIIPNVRLTTSALHAMDDAGGFDNYILRTPPEELRSNLGEKLRNVMYFYMSHPNIRSFSLPWKIFMNQFQQNDYFYAIYQHLRKKRLSELYQKKESAKYSPYYLPNEKNLHPQRQPYALNTEINALNLWFNKNNILKKAFIDKLKEAKPFDRAYTDHHFLDSYRKGRGRGGGGKHGRTPRRRSKTYKYHEIRPY from the coding sequence ATGCCGAAGAACTTGAATTTGTTTGGTAAATATTTAAGAAGACTAGGTAAAACTCATAAAAaaggttttaaaaaaaaacaaataattcaTCCAATACCTGTAAATGCATACGGTAGAGTACCATCTGCTGCTTCACAAACTGGATTATATCACGATGaagattataattattatactaAAGTATCTtattcattaaaaaaaacaagaattaaattaaaacctaatgtttttaaaaaacatattGTAAGTAATGAATTAAATACAATAATACCAAATGTTAGATTAACAACTAGTGCATTACATGCAATGGATGATGCTGGTGGAtttgataattatattttaagaacTCCTCCAGAAGAACTTCGATCAAATTTAGGagaaaaattaagaaatgtaatgtatttttatatgtcaCATCCAAATATTAGATCTTTTTCATTACCttggaaaatatttatgaatcAATTTCAACAAAATGACTATTTTTATGCTATTTATCAacatttaagaaaaaaacgATTATCTGaattatatcaaaaaaaggAATCAGCCAAATATTCTCCATATTATTTACCTAATGAAAAAAACTTACATCCACAAAGACAACCATATGCTTTAAACACAGAAATTAATGCTTTAAATTTGtggtttaataaaaataatattcttaaaaaagCATTCattgataaattaaaagaagcAAAGCCATTTGATAGGGCTTATACTGATCATCACTTTTTGGATAGTTACAGAAAAGGTAGGGGAAGAGGAGGAGGAGGAAAACATGGACGAACACCCAGAAGAAGATCAAAGACTTATAAATATCACGAAATTAGACCATACTAA
- a CDS encoding V-type H(+)-translocating pyrophosphatase, putative, whose protein sequence is MDAFYVFLFLPPTIGLIFSIIECIWVSNINIKGPEDKAEKLEDGGNPVDKMKEIASYIADGANAFLKKEFQYLAVFIIVFSILLGFFVNTYTAVSFVLGCLTSILCGYIGMKIAVYANVRTTNETWKSLDKGFKVTLNAGTVMGFSLVSFGIIALGLLIVVYKTYVFKNAVPDNQIFKIIAGFGLGGSSIALFSRVGGGIYTKAADVGADLSGKNEYGIPEDDIRNPACIADNVGDNVGDMAGMGADLFGSLAESLCAALVIGSSVISVAEGSTGNTFHCILFPLLFVSFSVICSMITFYIITYSVKINDKKDVERSLKYLLLLSTVLQSLAILAIGYVCFPSLVKYNYLKDIQRWKIIVPALVGLWSGLIIGFTTEFYTSYSFSPVQEIANTQKVSAATGIIYGLSLGYKSTFVPIICLSATLGISYGLCDIYGIALAAVGMLSTLCICLTIDAYGPISDNAGGIAEMAGLPSEVRERTDILDAAGNTTAAIGKGFAIGSAALVAFALFGAYASSANLRHVNILNSWVIIGLLIGAMLPYLFSALTMKSVAIAANSVLNECLEQFPLILSGKQKPDYEKCIKISTDASLRQMIVPGLISVFSPLIIGMLMGKYATAGLLIGIILSGIQLAFSSTNSGGAWDNAKKYIESGALGKEHCKGSNAHKNSVIGDTVGDPLKDTSGPSLNILIKLSAITSLVFANVIATKFTSTRGGPIWL, encoded by the coding sequence aTGGATGCTTTTTATGTGTTTTTATTTCTCCCTCCTACTATTGGATTAATTTTTTCCATAATAGAATGCATATGGGtaagtaatataaatattaaaggaCCAGAAGATAAGGCAGAAAAATTAGAAGATGGTGGTAATCCAGTAgataaaatgaaagaaatagCATCTTATATTGCTGATGGAGCTAATGCATTtctaaaaaaagaatttcaGTATTTAGCTGTTTTTATTATagtattttctatattattaggATTTTTCGTTAATACTTATACTGCTGTTAGTTTCGTTCTTGGTTGTTTAACTTCTATATTATGTGGATATATTGGTATGAAAATTGCTGTTTATGCTAATGTAAGAACAACAAACGAAACATGGAAAAGTTTAGATAAAGGTTTCAAAGTAACCCTTAATGCAGGAACTGTTATGGGTTTTTCATTAGTTTCCTTTGGTATTATTGCCTTAGGTTTATTAATTGTTgtttataaaacatatgtGTTTAAAAATGCAGTACCAGATAatcaaatatttaaaattatagcAGGTTTTGGTTTAGGTGGTTCATCTATTGCTTTATTTTCAAGAGTAGGTGGAGGTATTTATACCAAGGCTGCTGATGTAGGTGCTGACTTATCAggtaaaaatgaatatggtATCCCAGAAGATGATATTAGAAATCCAGCATGTATTGCAGATAATGTAGGAGATAATGTTGGTGATATGGCTGGTATGGGTGCTGATTTATTTGGATCCTTAGCCGAAAGTTTGTGTGCAGCATTAGTTATTGGTTCATCAGTCATTTCAGTTGCTGAAGGATCTACTGGTAATACATTTCattgtattttatttccATTATTATTTGTCAGTTTCAGTGTTATTTGCAGTATgataacattttatattattacatactCCGTTAaaattaatgataaaaaagatgTAGAAAGATCattgaaatatttattattattatcaactgTATTACAATCACTAGCTATCCTTGCTATTGGATATGTTTGTTTCCCAAGTTtagtaaaatataattatttaaaagatattCAAAGATGGAAAATTATTGTACCAGCTTTAGTTGGTTTATGGTCTGGATTAATAATTGGATTTACTACCGAATTTTATACTTCCTATTCTTTTAGTCCAGTACAAGAAATAGCAAACACACAAAAAGTTTCAGCTGCAACTGGTATCATTTATGGTTTATCATTAGGATATAAAAGTACCTTTGTTCCAATCATTTGTTTAAGTGCAACACTTGGTATATCATACGGATTATGTGATATATATGGTATAGCATTAGCTGCTGTAGGTATGTTAAGTACCTTATGTATTTGCTTAACAATTGATGCTTATGGACCAATATCAGACAATGCTGGTGGTATTGCAGAAATGGCTGGTCTCCCATCAGAAGTAAGAGAAAGAACAGATATACTTGATGCTGCAGGAAATACAACTGCAGCTATAGGAAAAGGTTTTGCCATTGGTTCTGCAGCTTTAGTTGCCTTTGCTTTATTTGGAGCATATGCAAGCAGTGCTAATTTACGtcatgtaaatatattaaactcATGGGTTATTATCGGTTTACTCATAGGTGCTATGTtaccatatttattttctgcTCTAACTATGAAATCAGTAGCTATAGCAGCAAATAGTGTATTAAATGAATGCTTAGAACAATTTCCTTTAATTTTATCTGGTAAACAAAAACCAGATTAtgaaaaatgtattaaaatatCAACTGATGCATCATTAAGACAAATGATTGTACCAGGACTAATCTCAGTTTTCTCACCACTTATAATTGGTATGCTTATGGGAAAATATGCAACAGCTGGTTTATTAATAGGTATTATTTTATCAGGTATTCAACTAGCTTTTTCATCAACTAATTCTGGAGGAGCTTGGGATAAcgcaaaaaaatatattgaatcAGGTGCTTTAGGAAAAGAACATTGCAAAGGATCAAATGCTCACAAAAACTCAGTTATTGGTGATACTGTAGGAGATCCATTAAAAGATACTTCTGGTCCATCATTaaacattttaattaaattatcagCAATTACATCATTAGTTTTTGCCAATGTTATTGCTACCAAATTTACATCAACAAGAGGAGGACCAATATggttataa
- a CDS encoding signal peptide peptidase: MKSENMGNTIFYYSCYVIIVLTIILSKFVVIPLMAQMFLYTFITIYIGSHDSLKQLEVDDKTKKSDNITAYDAMMFPVIGSAALLTLYFAYKFLDPFYVNLLLTLYLTLAGVFSLQGVFTTILEPLFPNFFKKDEYVKTFKLPNFIYKEPIVFNTNKGEIVFLIISFAIGLRWIFYKDFITHNVLAVSFCFQAISLVILSNFLIGFLLLSGLFVYDIFWVFGNDVMVTVAKSFEAPVKLLFPVSTDPVHYSMLGLGDIIIPGILMSLCLRFDYYLFKNQIHKGNFKKMFNDISIHESFKKYYFYTIIIFYELGLVVTYCMLFYFEHPQPALLYLVPACILAILLCSLCKREFKLMIKYQEITDKSNTVDDASKNKKKDKEEMPKIQEPAVSTAKKRITNK, encoded by the exons ATGAAGAGTGAGAATATGGGTAATaccatattttattattcctgttatgttattatag tTCTTACTATAATATTGTCTAAGTTTGTTGTAATCCCTTTGATGGCTCAAATGTTTTTGTATACATtcataacaatatatattggAAGTCATGATAGCTTGAAACAATTAGAA gttGATGATAAAACCAAAAAGTCAGACAACATTACTGCTTATGATGCTATGATGTTTCCAGTAATTGGATCTGCAGCTTTGCTTACatt atATTTTGCATATAAGTTCTTAGATCCATTCTATGTGAATTTATTATTGACTCTTTACCTTACCTTGGCGGGTGTATTTTCCTTACAGGGTGTATTTACAACCATattg GAACCTCTTTTTCCaaacttttttaaaaaagatgaaTATGTCAAAACTTTCAAATTaccaaattttatatataaag AACCTATTGTATTCAATACTAATAAAGGAGAAATAGTTTTCTTAATAATTAGCTTTGCAATAGGATTACGTTGGATATTTTATAAAGACTTTATTACACATAACGTTTTGGCagtttctttttgttttcaa gcCATATCGTTGGTAATTCTTAGCAACTTTTTAATAGGattcttattatta TCTGGTTTGTTTGTATATGATATTTTCTGGGTTTTTGGAAACGATGTCATGGTTACAGTTGCCAAG TCTTTTGAAGCACCTGTAAAATTGTTATTTCCAGTTTCAACAGATCCAGTACATTATAGTATGCTTGGTTTAGGAGATATTATTATACCAGGAATATTGATGTCTTTATGTTTACgttttgattattatttatttaaaaatcaGATACATAAAGGAAACTTTAAGAAAATGTTTAATGATATATCTATACATGAATCTTtcaagaaatattatttctatacaatcataatattttatgaattaGGTTTAGTTGTTACATATTGTATGCTCTTTTATTTTGAACATCCTCAACCAGCTCTTCTTTATTTAGTACCAGCTTGTATACTTGCCATATTACTTTGTTCTCTATGTAAAAGGGAATTTAAgttaatgataaaatatcaaGAAATTACAGACAAATCAAATACTGTAGATGATGCAagtaagaataaaaaaaaagataaagaagaaatgCCCAAAATTCAAGAACCCGCAGTTTCAACagcaaaaaaaagaattaccaataaataa